One Candidatus Eisenbacteria bacterium genomic window carries:
- a CDS encoding response regulator, whose translation MAKGKILVVDDEIYIVHILDFSLGMEGYAVVTALDGEQALEKARAEKPDLIVLDIMMPKLDGYETCKRLKADDATKAIPVILLSAKGRNVDQKVGFEVGADDYITKPFSPRKLVERINAILGQGSSQQRMQA comes from the coding sequence ATGGCGAAGGGCAAGATCCTGGTCGTGGACGACGAGATCTACATCGTTCACATCCTGGACTTCAGCCTCGGCATGGAAGGCTACGCGGTCGTCACCGCGCTCGACGGCGAGCAGGCGCTCGAGAAGGCGCGCGCGGAGAAGCCCGACCTCATCGTGCTCGACATCATGATGCCGAAGCTCGACGGCTACGAGACCTGCAAGCGCCTCAAGGCCGACGACGCGACCAAGGCCATTCCCGTGATCCTGCTGTCCGCCAAGGGCCGCAACGTGGACCAGAAGGTCGGCTTCGAGGTCGGCGCCGACGACTACATCACCAAGCCGTTCAGCCCGCGCAAGCTGGTCGAGCGCATCAACGCGATCCTCGGTCAGGGCAGCTCGCAGCAGCGCATGCAGGCGTGA
- a CDS encoding GAF domain-containing protein, with the protein MNPTDPGTRLLELPGEAVALLAEAVLALRTTCDLGVSWGIANANATRALGAADARLLRMDRRSGALFRFEESGVETPYLAEDGGPVEWVMRNDRPLYDDGSADANAPRETLLWQQPPAALCTLPLVAGNAVWGFLLVAFAGPRSLQGPERRFLQALADALALAFERADLVRALDEERTRVVAAERRLATAQEAASALMAIVAHELRSPLSSIKAYAETLGSNLDNPNAPRGRFLNVIDDECNRLGALVTDVHDLSRLESGECTLRLTTQSLTEFGREVCAALADTAARRRVTLAHEQSGDARVELDPDFTRRALANLIENAVEFSPEGATVRVRFAVHGDEWSFSVTDDGPPPPTEDLSAVFEGFYRARRQLPNGQPSHEGTRVGLAIARSIAQLHGGRMWAELPPGGGTRFSLAMPVRQVASARARRIARQTVGRQDLAELFQATVEMVAVTLETGIVSLVLVDADRGDLFVAAAVGLAPQGVNGRRTTLRSGVAGAVAAWGRPVLVENIETDRRFRRLNHPQYQTKSLLCVPLRVEGEIIGVINANNKTSGEPFDEDDLTLLVMLAERVGSAIERACAYPDSHRVIEDALEAVRCMTRLKRELSLGGRREVKLVRSVARELGVPAADVDVIGYVASIHDVGMVRVTGETGDSGELSAAQRTAVSTHPAVSIAILRPLEYLGVVRDLILSHHEHWDGTGYPRGLAGEAIPLGARILAVVDAWQSMTFERPFRPARDPAQAAVELRRAAGSQFDAEVVEALVRVLEREGRLREAA; encoded by the coding sequence TTGAACCCCACCGACCCCGGAACACGGCTGCTGGAACTGCCCGGAGAGGCCGTCGCGCTGCTGGCCGAGGCGGTGCTCGCCCTGCGCACGACCTGCGACCTCGGCGTCTCGTGGGGCATCGCCAACGCCAACGCCACGCGGGCGCTGGGCGCCGCGGACGCGCGGTTGCTGCGCATGGACCGCCGCAGCGGGGCGCTGTTCCGCTTCGAGGAGTCGGGCGTCGAGACGCCCTACCTCGCCGAGGACGGCGGACCGGTCGAGTGGGTCATGCGCAACGACCGCCCCCTGTACGACGACGGCTCCGCCGACGCGAACGCGCCGCGCGAGACGCTGCTCTGGCAGCAGCCGCCGGCCGCGCTGTGCACGCTTCCGCTGGTGGCGGGCAACGCCGTGTGGGGATTCCTGCTCGTCGCCTTCGCCGGTCCCCGTTCGCTGCAGGGGCCCGAGCGGCGCTTCCTGCAGGCGCTTGCCGACGCGCTCGCGCTGGCGTTCGAGCGCGCCGACCTCGTGCGGGCGCTGGACGAGGAGCGCACGCGCGTCGTCGCCGCCGAACGCCGGCTGGCGACCGCGCAGGAGGCCGCGTCGGCCCTCATGGCGATCGTCGCCCACGAGCTGCGCTCGCCGCTCTCCTCGATCAAGGCCTACGCCGAGACGCTGGGCAGCAACCTCGACAATCCGAACGCTCCGCGCGGACGCTTCCTGAACGTGATTGACGACGAATGCAACCGGCTCGGCGCGCTCGTCACCGACGTTCACGACCTCTCACGGCTCGAGAGCGGCGAGTGCACGCTGCGGCTGACCACGCAGTCGCTGACCGAGTTCGGTCGCGAGGTCTGCGCCGCCCTCGCCGACACGGCCGCGCGACGCAGGGTGACGCTCGCCCACGAACAATCCGGGGACGCCCGCGTCGAGCTGGACCCCGACTTCACCCGCAGGGCCCTCGCCAACCTGATCGAGAACGCGGTCGAGTTCTCGCCCGAGGGCGCGACCGTGCGCGTGCGCTTCGCGGTCCACGGCGACGAGTGGAGCTTTTCGGTGACCGACGACGGGCCGCCGCCGCCCACCGAGGACCTCTCGGCGGTGTTCGAGGGCTTCTACCGTGCGCGCCGGCAGCTGCCGAACGGCCAGCCCTCGCACGAGGGCACGCGGGTCGGACTCGCGATCGCCCGCAGCATCGCGCAGCTCCATGGCGGCCGCATGTGGGCCGAGCTGCCGCCCGGAGGCGGAACGCGCTTCAGCCTCGCGATGCCCGTGCGCCAGGTCGCTTCGGCGCGCGCGCGGCGCATCGCGCGCCAGACGGTCGGGCGCCAGGACCTCGCCGAGCTCTTCCAGGCGACCGTCGAGATGGTCGCGGTGACGCTCGAGACCGGCATCGTCTCGCTCGTGCTCGTGGACGCCGATCGCGGCGACCTGTTCGTCGCCGCCGCCGTCGGCCTCGCGCCGCAGGGCGTGAACGGACGGCGGACCACCCTGCGCTCCGGGGTCGCGGGCGCGGTCGCGGCCTGGGGGCGCCCGGTGCTGGTCGAGAACATCGAGACCGACCGCCGCTTCCGGCGGCTCAATCATCCGCAGTACCAGACCAAGTCGCTGCTGTGCGTGCCGCTGCGCGTCGAGGGCGAGATCATCGGCGTCATCAACGCGAACAACAAGACGAGCGGCGAGCCGTTCGACGAGGACGATCTCACCCTGCTCGTGATGCTGGCCGAGCGCGTCGGCAGCGCCATCGAGCGCGCCTGCGCCTACCCCGACAGCCATCGCGTGATCGAGGACGCGCTCGAGGCGGTGCGCTGCATGACGCGGCTCAAGCGCGAGCTCTCGCTCGGCGGCCGGCGGGAAGTGAAGCTGGTGCGCTCCGTCGCCCGCGAGCTGGGTGTGCCCGCCGCGGACGTGGACGTGATCGGCTACGTGGCCAGCATCCACGACGTCGGCATGGTGCGCGTCACCGGCGAGACCGGCGACAGCGGCGAGCTGAGCGCGGCGCAGCGCACCGCGGTCTCGACCCACCCGGCCGTGAGCATCGCGATCCTGCGCCCGCTCGAGTACCTCGGCGTGGTCCGGGATCTGATCCTGAGCCACCACGAACACTGGGACGGCACCGGCTACCCGCGCGGCCTCGCCGGCGAGGCGATCCCGCTCGGGGCCCGCATCCTGGCCGTCGTGGACGCCTGGCAGAGCATGACGTTCGAACGGCCGTTCCGGCCCGCCCGCGACCCGGCGCAGGCGGCGGTCGAGCTGCGCAGGGCCGCCGGCAGCCAGTTCGACGCCGAGGTGGTGGAGGCCCTGGTCCGGGTGCTGGAGCGCGAGGGAAGGCTGCGCGAAGCGGCCTGA
- a CDS encoding response regulator — MPKARILIAEDEPALRDVLRMQLELEDYEVSEAHDGRQALERATAEMPDLMLLDVMMPFLDGYAVCRQLRAQFSTRHIPVVMLTARTDMNAKVHGLEGGANDYVTKPWNRGELMLRIHNVLEWSKQQRSASPLTGLPGNLSINDEIRRRLAGSEPFALLQVDIDHFKAFNDYYGYARGDQAIQMLSRILTESAQRSGSADSFVGHIGGDDFVVLTHPDRAEGLGELILNRFNQSSRELYDQEDRERGHVEVLSRRHAIERFPLMSLTIALVSTALVPVTHLAELIDIAQELKAHGKGISGSVLVGDRRRHESDSDRSVA, encoded by the coding sequence GTGCCGAAGGCTCGAATTCTCATCGCGGAAGACGAACCGGCGCTGCGGGATGTGCTCCGCATGCAGCTGGAACTCGAGGACTACGAGGTCAGCGAAGCCCACGACGGCCGCCAGGCGCTCGAGCGGGCCACCGCCGAGATGCCCGACTTGATGCTCCTCGACGTCATGATGCCGTTCCTCGACGGCTACGCGGTCTGCCGGCAGCTGCGCGCCCAGTTCAGCACCCGCCACATCCCGGTCGTCATGCTCACCGCCCGGACCGACATGAACGCGAAGGTCCACGGCCTCGAAGGCGGCGCGAACGACTACGTCACCAAGCCGTGGAACCGCGGCGAACTCATGCTGCGCATCCACAACGTGCTCGAGTGGAGCAAGCAGCAGCGCTCGGCCAGCCCGCTCACCGGGCTGCCGGGCAACCTGTCCATCAATGACGAGATCCGCCGCCGGCTCGCCGGCAGCGAGCCGTTCGCGCTGCTGCAGGTGGACATCGACCACTTCAAGGCCTTCAACGACTACTACGGCTACGCGCGAGGCGACCAGGCCATCCAGATGCTGTCGCGCATCCTGACCGAGTCCGCGCAGCGCTCCGGCAGCGCCGACAGCTTCGTCGGCCACATCGGCGGCGACGACTTCGTCGTGCTGACCCATCCGGATCGCGCCGAGGGTCTCGGAGAACTGATCCTCAATCGGTTCAATCAGTCGTCGCGCGAGCTCTACGACCAGGAGGACCGCGAGCGCGGACACGTCGAGGTGCTCAGCCGGCGCCACGCGATCGAGCGCTTTCCGCTCATGAGCCTGACCATCGCGCTCGTCAGCACGGCCCTCGTACCGGTCACGCACCTCGCCGAGCTGATCGACATCGCCCAGGAACTGAAGGCGCACGGCAAGGGCATCAGCGGCAGCGTGCTGGTCGGCGACCGGCGCCGCCACGAATCCGACTCGGACCGCAGCGTCGCCTGA
- the tsaD gene encoding tRNA (adenosine(37)-N6)-threonylcarbamoyltransferase complex transferase subunit TsaD produces the protein MARGAACAGGAVTRTDPAAGLVLGIETSCDDTSVAVLENGRRLRSHLIAAQDVHRLYGGVVPELASRAHLELLPKLVEGALAEAGVTPKDLTAIAVTHAPGLVGSLVVGVAFAKAWAAALGVPVIGVNHIEAHLHSSSLEHGECPLPAVALVVSGGHTELVEVRGLGEYRWLGATLDDAAGEAYDKVAKRLGLGFPGGPVLDRLATRGRADAFDFPRPMLDRPGFDFSFSGLKTSVANVLKGRGEPPYPEEFVNDVAASFQAAVVETLVGKSLRAIVHVGAKALCLGGGVACNRALRAALGEACGQLGVALRIPSPRLCADNAAMIALVGAWRLARGERSGPELDAAASLEASGLPLGG, from the coding sequence ATGGCTCGAGGCGCAGCTTGCGCCGGAGGCGCCGTGACCCGCACCGATCCCGCCGCGGGGCTGGTTCTCGGGATCGAGACCTCGTGCGACGACACCAGCGTCGCGGTCCTCGAGAACGGCCGGCGGCTGCGCTCGCACCTGATCGCCGCCCAGGACGTGCACCGCCTTTACGGCGGCGTCGTGCCGGAGCTGGCCTCGCGCGCCCACCTCGAGCTGCTTCCGAAGCTGGTCGAAGGAGCGCTCGCCGAAGCGGGCGTGACGCCGAAGGACCTGACGGCGATCGCGGTCACGCATGCCCCCGGGCTCGTCGGCTCGCTGGTGGTGGGCGTGGCGTTCGCCAAGGCATGGGCCGCGGCGCTGGGGGTGCCGGTGATCGGCGTCAACCACATCGAGGCGCACCTGCACTCGAGCTCGCTCGAACATGGCGAGTGCCCGTTGCCGGCGGTGGCGCTCGTCGTCTCGGGCGGGCACACGGAGCTGGTCGAGGTGAGAGGGCTGGGCGAATACCGCTGGCTCGGCGCGACGCTCGATGACGCCGCCGGCGAGGCCTACGACAAGGTCGCCAAGCGCCTCGGACTGGGATTTCCCGGCGGGCCGGTGCTGGACCGGCTCGCGACGCGGGGCCGTGCCGACGCCTTCGATTTCCCGCGCCCGATGCTCGACCGGCCCGGTTTCGACTTCAGCTTCTCCGGCCTCAAGACCTCCGTCGCGAACGTGCTCAAGGGCCGCGGCGAGCCGCCCTACCCGGAGGAGTTCGTGAACGACGTCGCGGCGTCGTTCCAGGCCGCCGTGGTCGAGACGCTGGTGGGCAAGAGCCTGCGCGCGATCGTGCACGTCGGCGCGAAGGCGCTGTGCCTGGGCGGTGGCGTGGCGTGCAATCGAGCGTTGCGCGCCGCGCTGGGCGAGGCGTGCGGGCAGCTTGGCGTCGCGCTGCGCATTCCCTCGCCACGCCTGTGCGCCGACAACGCGGCGATGATCGCGCTGGTCGGCGCGTGGCGCCTGGCGCGCGGCGAGCGTTCGGGACCCGAGCTGGACGCGGCCGCCTCGCTCGAAGCCTCGGGCCTGCCGCTCGGCGGCTGA
- a CDS encoding divalent-cation tolerance protein CutA, translated as MTEALIAFTSFASEQDAARVAQVLLQERLIACASLLPGARSLYRWEGRMKDEREVVVLLKTRKQDWTALLSRLHDLHPYDTPELLAVRVAAGAPKYLAWLEAQLAPEAP; from the coding sequence ATGACCGAAGCCCTGATCGCCTTCACCAGCTTTGCCAGTGAACAGGACGCCGCGCGCGTCGCGCAGGTGCTTCTGCAGGAGCGCCTCATCGCCTGCGCCAGCCTGCTGCCGGGCGCACGCTCGCTCTACCGCTGGGAGGGCCGCATGAAGGACGAGCGCGAGGTCGTGGTGCTGCTCAAGACGCGCAAGCAGGACTGGACGGCGCTGCTCTCGCGCCTGCACGACCTGCACCCCTACGACACGCCCGAGCTGCTGGCGGTGCGGGTCGCGGCGGGCGCACCGAAGTACCTGGCATGGCTCGAGGCGCAGCTTGCGCCGGAGGCGCCGTGA
- a CDS encoding DUF3037 domain-containing protein, producing the protein MPERRSFEYATVRVVPRVERGECFNAGVIVWCRSLMWLGARVALDHARLSALAPDADVATIHAHLASIEKIAAGGEGSGPIGALDAPERFRWLVAPRSTVIQVSEVHEGLCEDPAKALAHLFEQLVLPGSGNPGREP; encoded by the coding sequence GTGCCCGAGCGACGCTCCTTTGAGTACGCGACCGTCCGCGTCGTGCCGCGCGTCGAACGCGGCGAGTGCTTCAACGCGGGCGTCATCGTCTGGTGCCGCTCGCTCATGTGGCTGGGCGCGCGCGTCGCTCTCGATCACGCGCGGCTTTCGGCACTCGCGCCGGATGCCGACGTGGCCACGATTCACGCGCATCTCGCGAGCATCGAGAAGATCGCCGCGGGCGGCGAGGGCTCCGGTCCGATCGGGGCGCTCGACGCGCCGGAGCGCTTCCGCTGGCTGGTCGCGCCGCGCAGCACGGTGATCCAGGTCTCCGAGGTGCACGAGGGACTGTGCGAAGACCCCGCGAAGGCGCTGGCGCATCTGTTCGAGCAGCTCGTCCTCCCGGGGTCCGGGAATCCCGGGCGAGAGCCATGA
- a CDS encoding aminotransferase class I and II — MQTLLATRYVTPLREGGSLPAVVEASDGRLYVAKFRGAGQGPRALIAEWLAGELARACGFAVPGMVRLELDEAFGRNEPDPEIRDLLRASTGANLGLGFLPGAVSYDPIAPPVVDEALASRLVWFDSFVMNVDRTPRNPNLLLTGTKLWLIDHGASLYFHHAWNGARASAASPFAPVREHVLLPRATRLADAGEALRAELAVAPVKALLAALPDAWLAAPDAPGDPAATRAAYEAWFAGRLANAAIFEQEAARARATLL, encoded by the coding sequence ATGCAGACGCTCCTCGCCACCCGCTACGTCACGCCCCTTCGCGAAGGCGGCTCGCTGCCGGCCGTGGTCGAGGCCTCGGACGGCCGGCTCTACGTCGCCAAGTTCCGCGGCGCGGGGCAGGGACCGCGGGCGTTGATCGCCGAGTGGCTGGCGGGCGAGCTGGCGCGGGCCTGCGGCTTCGCGGTGCCGGGCATGGTGCGGCTCGAGCTGGACGAGGCGTTCGGGCGCAACGAGCCCGACCCCGAGATCCGCGACCTGTTGCGCGCGAGCACCGGCGCGAACCTGGGGCTCGGGTTCCTGCCCGGCGCCGTGTCCTACGACCCCATCGCGCCGCCCGTGGTGGACGAAGCGCTGGCCTCCAGGCTCGTCTGGTTCGACTCCTTCGTCATGAACGTGGACCGCACGCCCCGGAACCCGAACCTGCTGCTCACGGGGACGAAGCTCTGGCTGATCGATCACGGGGCCAGCCTCTACTTCCACCATGCGTGGAACGGCGCGCGGGCCAGCGCCGCCAGCCCGTTCGCGCCGGTGCGCGAACACGTGCTGCTGCCGCGCGCGACGCGGCTCGCCGACGCCGGCGAGGCGCTGCGCGCGGAGCTTGCGGTCGCGCCGGTGAAGGCCCTGCTCGCCGCGCTGCCCGACGCGTGGCTCGCGGCGCCCGACGCACCGGGCGACCCGGCCGCGACGCGTGCGGCCTACGAAGCCTGGTTCGCGGGCCGCCTCGCGAACGCCGCGATCTTCGAACAGGAGGCGGCGCGTGCCCGAGCGACGCTCCTTTGA
- a CDS encoding class I SAM-dependent methyltransferase, whose translation MTSPARGRRPPPGAYRDRHALYEVAVQGVDWDLDFLERVYRARNGREARVFREDFCSTAALAVGWAQRHPANRAWAVDLDPEPLAWARRHRLPFARGTGGRVTLVRGDVRRVRRPLADVTCALNFSWWIFHARADLLAYLRAARASLAPGGVLVLNAFGGSRAERTLEERTRKGAANGPDGEAVPGFTYVWEQARFEPLTRNLVAHIHFELRDGTVLRRAFTYDWRMYTLPELRDAVMEAGFRDFEVWSEGWDAARRTHTGRLHRRAKLDNDDCWIAYCVAYR comes from the coding sequence ATGACGTCCCCCGCGCGGGGCCGCAGGCCGCCTCCCGGCGCCTATCGCGACCGTCACGCCCTTTACGAAGTCGCCGTGCAGGGCGTGGACTGGGACCTGGATTTTCTCGAACGGGTCTATCGCGCCCGCAACGGCCGCGAGGCCCGCGTGTTTCGCGAGGACTTCTGCAGCACGGCCGCGCTGGCCGTGGGCTGGGCGCAGCGCCACCCCGCGAACCGCGCGTGGGCGGTGGACCTGGATCCCGAGCCGCTCGCGTGGGCGCGCCGGCATCGCCTGCCGTTCGCGCGCGGCACCGGGGGGCGCGTGACGCTGGTGCGCGGCGATGTGCGCCGCGTGCGGAGGCCGCTGGCGGACGTGACCTGCGCCCTGAACTTTTCATGGTGGATCTTTCATGCGCGCGCCGACCTGCTGGCGTACCTGCGCGCGGCGAGGGCGTCGCTGGCTCCGGGGGGCGTGCTGGTGCTGAACGCCTTCGGAGGATCACGCGCCGAGCGGACGCTCGAAGAGCGCACGCGCAAGGGCGCCGCGAACGGCCCGGACGGCGAGGCCGTTCCGGGCTTCACCTATGTCTGGGAGCAGGCGCGCTTCGAGCCGCTGACCAGGAATCTCGTGGCGCACATTCATTTCGAGCTTCGCGACGGCACGGTCCTGCGCAGGGCCTTCACCTACGACTGGCGCATGTACACGCTGCCCGAACTGCGCGACGCCGTGATGGAGGCCGGCTTCCGCGACTTCGAAGTCTGGAGCGAAGGCTGGGACGCCGCGCGGCGAACGCACACCGGCCGCCTGCACCGCCGCGCGAAGCTCGACAACGACGATTGCTGGATCGCGTACTGCGTGGCGTACCGGTAG
- a CDS encoding putative zinc-binding metallopeptidase — MAGRPASRRAPTRWASLSDEHLLDLRFSDLGLRLEGSWAEARVHEVWAELEARGLRLKPHAWLSTEWFSPEGVPGIAIPFYLAHPRLLRLERRMLLEAEGGTREECLQILRHESGHCAQHAWRLSRRGGWRRLFGNTHKPYPVTYRPDPSSQRHVQHLRQYYAQAHPDEDFAETFAIWLTPRYPWRRRYAGWPALRKLEWVSEAMRELRGVAPTVRARRTVEPLDSVRRTLGEHYADRQEALSRWRPSVPDRDLQRLFPAEPGRRGDAASRFLSRNRREIRRLVSRFTGESPFTIERVLDDVIASCRVLDLRASGSERRLRVDVALLLTVRTVHFHYSRRNWVAL; from the coding sequence ATGGCCGGCCGTCCTGCGTCCCGGCGCGCGCCGACGCGCTGGGCATCGTTGTCCGACGAGCACCTGCTCGACCTGCGTTTCAGCGATCTCGGACTGCGCCTGGAAGGTTCGTGGGCGGAGGCGCGCGTGCACGAGGTGTGGGCCGAACTCGAGGCGCGCGGGCTGCGCCTGAAGCCGCACGCGTGGCTCTCGACCGAGTGGTTCTCCCCCGAAGGCGTGCCCGGCATCGCGATTCCCTTCTACCTCGCGCACCCGCGGCTGCTGCGGCTCGAGCGCCGCATGCTGCTCGAAGCCGAGGGCGGCACGCGCGAGGAGTGCCTGCAGATCCTGCGGCACGAATCCGGTCACTGCGCGCAGCACGCCTGGCGTCTCAGCCGCCGCGGCGGCTGGCGGCGGCTGTTCGGGAACACCCACAAGCCCTACCCCGTCACCTACCGGCCCGACCCCTCGAGCCAGCGCCACGTCCAGCACCTGCGGCAGTACTACGCGCAGGCGCACCCCGACGAGGACTTCGCCGAAACCTTCGCGATCTGGCTCACGCCGCGCTATCCGTGGCGGCGGCGCTACGCGGGCTGGCCCGCGCTGCGCAAGCTCGAGTGGGTCTCCGAAGCGATGCGCGAACTGCGCGGCGTCGCACCGACCGTTCGCGCGCGCCGCACCGTCGAGCCTCTCGACTCGGTGCGCCGCACGCTGGGCGAACACTACGCCGACCGTCAGGAAGCGCTGTCGCGCTGGCGGCCGAGCGTGCCGGACCGCGACCTGCAGCGGCTCTTCCCCGCCGAGCCCGGCCGCCGCGGCGACGCCGCCAGCCGCTTCCTGTCGCGCAACCGGCGCGAGATCCGCCGGCTCGTGTCGCGCTTCACCGGCGAGTCGCCGTTCACCATCGAGCGCGTGCTGGACGACGTCATCGCCAGTTGCCGGGTGCTCGACCTGCGCGCCTCGGGCAGCGAGCGCCGCCTGCGGGTGGACGTGGCGCTGCTGCTCACCGTGCGCACCGTGCACTTCCACTACAGCCGGCGAAACTGGGTGGCGCTGTGA
- a CDS encoding D-alanine--D-alanine ligase produces the protein MHPTLVPPDTLKGRTPEEINLWKTEYDVVSNLRGLGHEVRALGVQEELNPIRVAAEEWKPEVVFNLLEEFHGVSNFDQHVVAYLELLKLAYTGCNPRGLVLARSKAITKKIAAYHRVRVPAFFVVPRGRKVVRPKRLRFPLFVKSVSEEASLGISQASIVESDEKLAERVRFIHESIGSDALVEEYIEGRELYVGVIGNERLRVLPTWELDFGKLVESGEPIATARVKHSPEYQKKHRIDIRRAGELEPAVERLIQRTTRRVYRMLELDGYARVDYRLTSKGELYLLEANPNPEIAEKEEFSSAAAAAGLGYRALLARILGLAVSRPGRLD, from the coding sequence ATGCACCCGACGCTCGTGCCACCCGACACGCTCAAAGGCCGCACGCCGGAGGAGATCAATCTCTGGAAGACCGAGTACGACGTGGTCTCGAACCTGCGCGGCCTCGGGCACGAGGTGCGCGCGCTCGGCGTGCAGGAGGAGCTGAACCCGATTCGCGTCGCCGCCGAGGAGTGGAAGCCCGAAGTCGTCTTCAATCTCCTCGAGGAGTTCCACGGCGTCTCGAACTTCGACCAGCATGTGGTCGCCTACCTCGAGCTGCTCAAGCTCGCGTACACCGGCTGCAATCCGCGAGGCCTCGTGCTCGCCCGCAGCAAGGCGATCACCAAGAAGATCGCCGCCTACCACCGCGTGCGCGTGCCCGCGTTCTTCGTCGTCCCACGAGGGCGCAAGGTCGTCCGGCCGAAGAGGCTGCGCTTTCCGCTGTTCGTGAAGAGCGTCAGCGAAGAGGCCTCGCTCGGCATTTCGCAGGCCAGCATCGTCGAAAGCGACGAGAAGCTCGCCGAGCGCGTGCGCTTCATCCACGAGTCCATCGGCTCCGACGCGCTGGTCGAGGAGTACATCGAGGGACGCGAGCTGTACGTGGGCGTGATCGGCAACGAACGGTTGCGCGTGCTGCCGACCTGGGAGCTGGATTTCGGCAAGCTCGTCGAGTCGGGCGAGCCGATCGCGACCGCGCGCGTCAAGCACAGCCCCGAGTACCAGAAGAAGCACCGCATCGACATCCGCCGCGCCGGCGAACTCGAGCCGGCCGTCGAACGGCTGATTCAGCGCACCACGCGGCGCGTGTACCGCATGCTCGAGCTCGACGGCTACGCGCGGGTGGATTACCGCCTCACCTCGAAGGGCGAGCTCTACCTGCTCGAAGCGAACCCCAATCCCGAGATCGCCGAAAAGGAGGAGTTCTCCAGCGCCGCCGCCGCGGCCGGACTCGGCTACCGGGCGCTGCTCGCGCGCATCCTGGGTCTCGCCGTGTCGCGCCCCGGCCGACTGGACTGA
- a CDS encoding DUF47 domain-containing protein produces the protein MKLSLFPKEEDFFLLFRKQAELVRSSCDQLHEMMEKFDRLEERAKALRETEHRADLVTHELFEKLNRTFITPLERDDIHDLASGLDDVVDAAEAIGSRLLLFGITSSRPEAVRMTAILAECGRQIEKAVDGLKNMQNLMSFTIEINRLENEADIISRQVVGELFTGRHEVLDILRWKEIIGRLENAADQCEDVANTIESIVIKSR, from the coding sequence GTGAAGCTCTCCCTGTTCCCGAAGGAAGAGGACTTCTTCCTGCTGTTCCGCAAGCAGGCCGAACTGGTCCGCAGCAGCTGCGACCAGCTGCACGAGATGATGGAGAAGTTCGACCGGCTCGAGGAGCGCGCGAAGGCGCTCCGGGAAACCGAGCACCGCGCCGACCTCGTCACGCACGAGCTGTTCGAGAAGCTCAACCGCACGTTCATCACGCCGCTGGAACGCGACGACATTCACGACCTCGCCAGCGGGCTCGACGACGTCGTGGACGCGGCCGAGGCGATCGGCAGCCGGCTGCTGCTGTTCGGCATCACCTCCTCGCGCCCCGAAGCCGTGCGCATGACCGCGATTCTCGCCGAGTGCGGACGCCAGATCGAGAAGGCCGTGGACGGCCTCAAGAACATGCAGAACCTGATGTCGTTCACGATCGAGATCAACCGGCTCGAGAACGAGGCCGACATCATTTCGAGGCAGGTCGTCGGCGAGCTGTTCACCGGCCGCCACGAGGTGCTCGACATCCTGCGCTGGAAGGAGATCATCGGCCGGCTCGAGAACGCGGCGGACCAGTGCGAGGACGTCGCGAACACGATCGAGTCCATCGTGATCAAGAGCCGCTGA